The window CGATCGCGTTCGCTGCCGGCCGCGCTGGTGCAGCGTGCCAAGCTGGTGTTGGCGTGCGCTGCTGAGCCCAGCAATCGAGCGGTGGCGCACCTGCTGGGCGTGCATGCGGCCACGGTAGGCAAGTGGCGCAGCCGCTTTATTGAGCGGCGTATCACGGGGCTGCACGATGAGTTGCGTGCGGGCAAGCCGCGTTCGATTGACGATGAGCGGATTGCCGAGTTGATTCGTCGCACGCTGGATACCAAGCCGCGGGCTGGTACGCACTGGAGCGTGCGCGGCATGGCGGCCGAGGCGGGGCTGTCGAAGAGTGCGGTGCAGCGCTTTTTCAAGCTCTTTGGCCTGCAACCGCACCGCACGCGTGGCTTCAAGCTCTCGACCGATGCGTTCTTTGTGGAAAAGCTGCGCGATGTGGTGGGGCTGTACCTGCATCCGCCGGACAAGGCCATCGTGCTGTCGGTGGACGAGAAATCGCAGTGCCAAGCACTGGCGCGCACGCAGCCGATGCTGCCTTTGGGACTGGGCTATGTCGAAGGCATCACGCATGACTATGAGCGCCATGGCACGACCATGCTGTTCGCCGCCCTCAACGTGCTGGATGGCAGAGTACTGGCGCAGTGCAAACCGCGCCACCGGCATCAGGAATTTTTGTCCTTTTTGCGACATATTGAAGCCAACGTCCCGGCTGAGTTGGAGGTGCATTTGGTGCTCGACTACGGCACCCACAAACATCCCAAGGTCAAGGCTTGGCTGGCGCGACGCCCAAGATGGCATCTGCACTTCACCCCGACTTACGCGTCTTGGCTCAACCAAGTTGAGCGCTTCTTTGCGCTCATTACCGGCCAAGCCATCCGGCGCGGCTCGTTCACAAGCGTCAAAGAACTGATCGCCAAGATCGATCACTTCATTACTCACCACAACCAAAATGCGCAACCCTTCGTGTGGACCGCTACCGCCGATTCGATCTTAGCCAAGCTGGCTAGACTATGCCAGCGTATTTCTGGGACAGGACATAGCCTCACGCGCTTGCGAGCACTGCTATAAAATTATCAATCAGGCGTCAACCTTCTTCTCCGGGGACTGCGGCCGTTCCGCGGGCTCCCCCGGGGTTGGTGGCGAGCTTTCTTGCGAGGGGCGATCGGGTTGCGCTGGAGATGTTGCCGGCGGCGCCTTGTGAGTTTCTTCGTCGCGCGCTGAAGTGTGGCCCGAATCAACTTGCGCCGGTGGCGGCCCGGAAGGATTGCCTGGCACGGGACCGGAGCCAGCGTCAGATGTATCGCTCGACTGGTTCGATTTGTCGGCGCTCTGTGTCGATGGTGCGCCATCCTGCGGTTTGCGCCGCCTGCGCGCGCCACCCCGGCTACGACGGCGGCTACCGGACGAAGGTTTCGTTTCCTGCGTGTTTGGCTCGGTCTGCGGCGGTTTGCGCGGTTCGATTTCGTTAGTGTTGCTGTCACTCGTCGCCGGTTTGCTCTTCGCCGGCTCCCGGGATGTCTCCCGACTGTTTTTGCCGCGCGCGCGCGAACTCCCTGTTTGCGAGCGGCCATTGTGCGGACGCGGCGAACGGCGTGACTCGACTTTGGCCGCGGTCTTCGCAGGTGGCGCTGGAGTCTCGGTGCCGACCGCGAACATGTTGCGCCACAGCCGTACGAAAAACCCGTCCTTGATGCTTTCAGGCAGATGCTCGGGCGCGGGCGCCGGCGCGGGATGGGTGGGCACGATCGCCTGCACCGCCGGTGTCTCGAACGCGGCGCGCTGGCGGCCGAGCAGTGGCGCGGGCGGCGCTTCGGGTGTCACGAGTTCGTAGCTGCTCTTGCCCTTGAATTCTTCGTCGTCCGCCCGATAGCGTGAAACCTGAAAATGCGGGGTTTCCATATTGGGGTTCGGCACCACGATCAACTGCACCTGATGGCGGTTTTCGATATCCGCGATCATGGCGCGCTTTTCGTTGAGCAGAAAACTGGTGATCTCCACCGGCACCTGCGCGACCACTCTGCCGGTCTTGTCCTTCATCGCTTCTTCTTCCATCAGGCGCAACACCGATAGGGCGAGCGACTCGACGCCGCGGATGTTGCCATGCCCCGAGCAGCGCGGACACACGATCTGGCTGGATTCGCCCAGGGATGGCCGCAGCCGCTGGCGCGACATTTCCAGCAGCCCGAAGCGCGAAATGCGGCCAACCTGCACGCGCGCCCGGTCCAGGCGCAGGGCATCGCGCAGGCGGGTTTCGACTTCGCGCTGATTCTTGCCGGACGCCATATCGATAAAGTCGATCACGATCAGGCCGCCCACGTCGCGCAACCGCAACTGGCGCGAGATCTCGTCAGCCGCTTCCAGATTTGTGTTAAGCGCAGTCTCTTCGATATCGCCGCCCTTGGTGGCGCGTGCGGAGTTGATGTCAACCGACTCCAGCGCCTCGGTGTGATCGATCGCGATCACACCGCCGGAGGGCAGATACACGATGCGCTCGAACGCCGATTCGATCTGGCTTTCGACCTGGTAGCGGTTGAACAGCGGCACGCGATCCTCGTAAAGCTTGAGCTTCTTGAGGTTGTGCGGCATGACGTGCTTCATGAACTCGGACGCCTGAGCGAACACGCTCGCATCGTCGACCATGATCTCGCCGATGTCGTTACGCAGGTGATCGCGCAGCGCGCGCAGGATGACGTTGCTTTCCTGATGCACGAGAAACGGCGCGGATTTCTCAGCACTGGCGCGCTGGATCGCCTCCCAGAGGGTCGTCAGGTAATCGAGATCCCACTGCAGCTCTTCTTGAGACCTGCCGACGCCGGCGGTGCGCACGATCACGCCCATGCCTGGCGGGATCTCGATCTGGCTCAGGGCTTCGCGGATCTCGTCGCGTTCTTCGCCCTCGATGCGCCGCGAGACGCCACCGGCGCGCGGATTGTTGGGCATCAGCACCAGGTAACGACCGGCGAGGCTGATAAAGGTGGTCAGCGCCGCGCCCTTGTTGCCGCGTTCCTCTCGCTCGACCTGCACGACCAGTTCCTGGCCTTCTTTCAGCAGGTCCCTGATAGAGCGCTTGTCGCCGTTGTCCAGGTCGGTGGACTCGAACGCGCTACGCACGATTTCCTTTAGCGGCAGAAAGCCGTGACGTTCCGCGCCATAATTGACGAACGCGGCCTCCAGGCTGGGCTCTACCCGTGTGACGGTACCCTTATAAATATTGGACTTGCGTTGCTCCCGTGAGGGCAGCTCAATATCCAGATCGTATAATTTCTGCCCATCCACCATCGCCACGCGCAGTTCTTCCTGCTGCGTTGCGTTGATCAAAATTCGTTTCATCGGATTGTTCTCGAACAATGCGTCCTGTCCGTGCCGCTGGCGCAGATGCAGGTTCGCAGGCCATACCATGCTGCGCGAGTACGGCGCTCACGAACCAGAAAAGCTTAACCAGCCACGTTTGCCGGACAGGTCCCGGACAGAAGGGAATCGCGTTTTTCAAATCACCGCTCAAATGTTTAAGTTACGTGTCTGTACCACGTCCGTGAGCGATACCCAAATGTGTTGCTGAATAACCCGCATCTGACGCCGCGCATAAAGTATTGCGTGTTTGCTGGCGATCATTCGGCAGGTTACTGGAGCAACACCCCAATTTCGGAGCCGGAACGGCCCGCATGAAAATCTGATCGATGCGCGGCGGCGGGACTAATTGAGTTAAATTATAGGACTGCCCAGTCTTATCCGCGCGAGTTCAATATAGCAGCGATGAGTAATCCCATCAAATACATGCCTTGTGCGCGGTGGCGCGGGGCATGAGCAGTCCCACCGACCCGCAGCGGGCGGCAGTCAGGCAGGTCGTCGTCGAGAACGACCAGGCCGGACAGCGCATCGATAACTTCCTGCTGCGCTGTCTCAAGGGTGTGCCGCGCAGCTACGTTTACCGCATCCTGCGTAGCGGCGAAGTGCGAGTCAACAAGGGCCGGATCAAACCGACGTATCGGCTGGCCGCGGATGACCGCATTCGCATACCGCCGGTGCGCAGCGGTAAC of the Gammaproteobacteria bacterium genome contains:
- a CDS encoding IS630 family transposase, translating into MVTGRPKPALMLSVQEREQLQSMARSRSLPAALVQRAKLVLACAAEPSNRAVAHLLGVHAATVGKWRSRFIERRITGLHDELRAGKPRSIDDERIAELIRRTLDTKPRAGTHWSVRGMAAEAGLSKSAVQRFFKLFGLQPHRTRGFKLSTDAFFVEKLRDVVGLYLHPPDKAIVLSVDEKSQCQALARTQPMLPLGLGYVEGITHDYERHGTTMLFAALNVLDGRVLAQCKPRHRHQEFLSFLRHIEANVPAELEVHLVLDYGTHKHPKVKAWLARRPRWHLHFTPTYASWLNQVERFFALITGQAIRRGSFTSVKELIAKIDHFITHHNQNAQPFVWTATADSILAKLARLCQRISGTGHSLTRLRALL
- a CDS encoding Rne/Rng family ribonuclease, which encodes MKRILINATQQEELRVAMVDGQKLYDLDIELPSREQRKSNIYKGTVTRVEPSLEAAFVNYGAERHGFLPLKEIVRSAFESTDLDNGDKRSIRDLLKEGQELVVQVEREERGNKGAALTTFISLAGRYLVLMPNNPRAGGVSRRIEGEERDEIREALSQIEIPPGMGVIVRTAGVGRSQEELQWDLDYLTTLWEAIQRASAEKSAPFLVHQESNVILRALRDHLRNDIGEIMVDDASVFAQASEFMKHVMPHNLKKLKLYEDRVPLFNRYQVESQIESAFERIVYLPSGGVIAIDHTEALESVDINSARATKGGDIEETALNTNLEAADEISRQLRLRDVGGLIVIDFIDMASGKNQREVETRLRDALRLDRARVQVGRISRFGLLEMSRQRLRPSLGESSQIVCPRCSGHGNIRGVESLALSVLRLMEEEAMKDKTGRVVAQVPVEITSFLLNEKRAMIADIENRHQVQLIVVPNPNMETPHFQVSRYRADDEEFKGKSSYELVTPEAPPAPLLGRQRAAFETPAVQAIVPTHPAPAPAPEHLPESIKDGFFVRLWRNMFAVGTETPAPPAKTAAKVESRRSPRPHNGRSQTGSSRARGKNSRETSREPAKSKPATSDSNTNEIEPRKPPQTEPNTQETKPSSGSRRRSRGGARRRRKPQDGAPSTQSADKSNQSSDTSDAGSGPVPGNPSGPPPAQVDSGHTSARDEETHKAPPATSPAQPDRPSQESSPPTPGEPAERPQSPEKKVDA